Below is a genomic region from Miniphocaeibacter halophilus.
TAAATGGATTAACTTCCAATAAATAACCGGAAACAGCTACTGTAATTTCAAAGAAATACAATAATTCTCCTAAATTTTTTTCGTCTAATTTATCTATTTCAATTTTTATATTAGGTACCCCACCTTTTACATGGGCAACTACTGTACCTTCCATTGCTTTCTTATTTACATAGTCTACACTTTTTCCCGCTATATAATTTAGTCCATCTAAATTAGCTTCTTCTTCATTTATATTTAAATTCTTTTCAGGGTTTTCTATGGAAATTACCGTTTCAAAAATATTTCTAACTCCATCTTGTATCATTTGTCCCATTGAGTGTAAGTCGGTAGTAAAAATAGTTGATGCTGGAAATATTCCCTTTCCATCTTTTCCTTCAGATTCTCCAAAAAGCTGTTTCCACCATTCTGCTAAATATCTCATTTTTTCTTCATAGGACACTAAAATTTCAATAGCCTTGTTTTCATCATATAAGACTTCTCTTGCAGTAGCATATTGTAAAGCAATGTTGTCTTCAAAATTCTTTGTAGTATATTTTTTTCTACCAAGTCTTGCACCTTCCATTAACTCGTCAATATTAACTCCTGCTGCAGCTAATGGTAAAAGACCTACTGCTGTAAGAACTGAAAATCTTCCACCAACATCATCAGGTACAACAAAGCTTTCATATCCTACTTCATTAGCAAGTCCCTTTAAGGCCCCTTTTTCTTTATCTGTTGTAACATAAATTCTTTTAACGGATTCTTCTTTCCCATATTTCTTTTCAATAGCTTCCTTTAAAAATCTAAAAGCTACTGCCGGTTCTGTAGTAGTTCCGGATTTTGAAATAACATTAAGGCTGTAGTCCTTGTCTTTTAAATAATCCAATAGCTCTACCATATAGGTTGAGCTTAAGTGGTGACCTGCATATATTAATTCAACTCCATCTAATTTTCCAAAATATGGCTTTATTGCATTTTCTACAGCCTTAGTTCCTAAATAACTTCCACCTATTCCAATAACTACTAAGACCTCTGAATCCTTTTTAATTTTTTCTGCAGATTTTTTTATTCTGTCATATTCTTCCTTATTATAATTTTCCGGTAAATCTATCCAACCTAAAAAGTCATTTCCCTCACCGGTCTTACTAAGTAACTTGTCTAGTGCACCAAAAGATTTTTCCTTTATACTTTCAATTTTCTTTTCAATTCCGGAATTAGTTAAATCTAGCTTCACAGTCATTTTCGTCCTCCAATCTCTCTATTAGCATAATTGCTATATCATCCTCTTGTGCTCCCCATCTATAAGCAGAAACGGAGTTCACAATATTATCTAACATATTTCCTCTATTTTTTTTCATAACCTGTATTAGCCTATCTATTCCATAAAACTCATTAAAATAGTCCTTTGTTTCGGTTATTCCATCGGTATAAAATAAAATTTTATCTCCTATATTTAATTTTATTTTACTTTCTATATATTTACCTTTAGCAAAAATAAAGGAAATTGGCAATCCTGTACCTTCAATTAACTCTATTGAGCCATCTTCACTCATTTTTATAGGAACAGCATTATGTCCTGCATTTACATAAATAAATTCATTTTTACTTATGGTATAGACACCATAAAAAATTGTAAAGTACTTGTTGTCCTCTAAATTTAATTCTGCAAATCTTTTAGTTAACTCCCCTAATAATAAATTAGGTGTAATTGCTTTTTGACTTTTTACCAATGATCTTACGGTTTGTCTTATAAACATAGTTATTAAAGATGCCGATACTCCATGACCAACTACATCTGCAATATACAGACAAATAGTATCTTGGTCTAAAGAAATTATATCAAACATATCACCAGATAAAAATTGAGAAGGTATATAGCGATAATCGACACAAATACCATTATGATCTCCTTTATCGGGAAGTAAAGCTTTTTGTACATTTTTTGCATCATTTAATTCTTTTCTAGTTTGTTTTGCAACTTTCTCATAGCGTTTAATGGAAATTACCTCTATTGTTATATTTCTAAAACTTTCAACAATTGCAAAGACTTCTCCGTTTTCATTATATATAGGAGTGCTTCTAACTAAGTAAGTATCTCCTTCAAACTCTATGTTTTTACTGGAATAATATTTACTTTCAAACTCCGAAACTCTTGTACCTAATGGTATTCCTCTTTCAATATTATTTTCATCGTAACAATTTTCTCCCTCATTGTTTCCATTTGAGTCAATCATTACTTCATTTTCATAGAGTATTATTCCACTAGGGTCTATAATTCTTATCCAGTCAGGTAAATAGTCACTAATTCTCTTATTGTTGGCTTTCAAAACCGAATTAATAGTTTTTACATTATTTTTCTTTCCAAACATTCCTTCCCTCTTATCTTTGTGGTCGAGGCCCGTAAAATTGGTAATAGTCCACCTTTATTCTTCCATTATACAATTTTCTTTTCCTATCTGCCTTTTTACCGTATAATTTTTCAAATTTTTCATTATTAGTAATTAAGTAAACAGACCAAGTGGGAAAATCTTTGAATTTTTTTCCAAGATCCCTATATAGTTTTTCTATTTCCTTTTGTTCTCCCATCCTTTCACCATAAGGTGGGTTTGTAATTACTACACCGTAATTATCAAGTAGATCTACATCTCGCATATCCTTCATAAAAAATTGTATATCTTCATTTACACCAATATTTTCAGCATTATCCCTTGCTCTTAAAATTGATCTTTTATCTGTATCCGAGCCGAGTAAATGAAGTTTAACCTTATGGTCTATTTTTCCAAGGGCAATCTTCCTATGTTTTTTGTAAATATCTTTTCCAATAATAGGCCACTCTTGAGAAATAAACTCCCTATCAATTCCCGGAGCAATGTTTTTCCCTATCATTGCTGCTTCAATTAATATAGTTCCAGAGCCACAAAATGGATCATATAGGGTTCTGTCCGGATTCCAATAGGACAACTTTATCATTGCTGCAGCTAAAGTTTCCTTTAGAGGAGCATCTCCTGCTCTATCCCTGTAACCTCTTTTGTGTAGACCTTCTCCGGAAGTATCTATTGTTAATGTTGCAATATCCTTTAATAAACTAACTTCTATTTTATATTTAGGACCATTTTCTTCAAACCAGTCTATCTTATATACGGACTTTAGTCTTTCTACTATGGCTTTTTTAACTATTGCTTGGCTGTCTGAAATACTAAATAATTTTGACTTCAAACTTTTACCATCAACTGGAAACTCTCCATTTTCCGGAATAATATTTTCCCATGGAAGAGCCTTGGTCCTTTCAAATAATTCATCAAAAGTTAAAGCTTTAAATTCACCAAACTTTATTAAAACTCTTTCAGCACATCGTAGATTTATATTTAAATTAGCAATATCCTCTTCATTGCCTTCTATTTCTACCTTACCATCTGTTACTTTAATATTTTCATATCCTAGATCCTGTAATTCTCTCTTTACTACAGCTTCTAATCCAAAAGTTGTAGTAGCTATGATTTTAAAATACATGCTTCACATCCTTATCTTATAACAATTATAACAAAATATCAGAAAATTATAACTTTAAATGTTATTTTATATTAAATTTAGGTATATATATTACTGTAAGTTAAAAAATTTTTAAGGAGGATTTTATTAATGAATATAGGCGAATTATATCAATCAGCAGACTGGAAAGGTGAAAAACACGTTCCGGCAATAGATGCTCCAGCATCTGTAAAAGCAGGAGAAGAATTTGAAGTATTGGTTCAAGTAGGAAAGGAAATTGAACATCCTAATACTTTTGAACATCATATTGTATGGATTAAATTATATTATTTACCAGAAGGAGCAAAATTACCAATAGAAATTGGTGACTATAATTTCTCAGCACATGGAGAAGGAGAAGCACTAACTTCACCAAAAGTTTCTACAAAATTAAAATTAGCTAAAGGTGGAAAATTAATTTCTACATCTTACTGTAATATTCACGGTTTATGGACTAGTGAAGTGGACATTAAAGTTGAAGCTTAAATATTAAAAAGAAATGCATCTATGATAAATTAATATCGTAGATGCATTTTTACATAAATTTATATTTTACTCTTTTCAGTAACAATTTTAACTTCTTTGAAAATATTTCTAGAATAAATAGTTATTAGTATCGATATAAAAGCTATTACCATAATTATTATAACAGCCCATTTTCCTATTATAAGTTTTCCTAGCATACCATAAACTATTTGTCCTAAGGGCATTGCCAACATTGAAATCATCATCATAAAGGACATAACTCGTCCCATTATTTCCTTATCTGTAATTAATTGTACAAAAGAAATCAATTGAATAGAAACCATGGTAAATATTCCTTCTAATAGAGTTATTAGTGCTACCATAATCCAAAAAGAAGTAAGATTATTATATATACCTGAGTATGGTATTACCAATAATAGAAATATAAAACTACTTATAAGCAACATCTTTATAATATTATTTCCATTTATTTTTGATAGTAGGGTAGATACTGCTATACTTCCACTAAGTCCTCCAATAGCAAATAAGGTATTCATTACTCCATATAATTCATCTCCTATTGACCAACCTACTCTTACTGTATAAGGTAGAACTACAATTGTAAATGACGATATAACCATATTTAGTAAAAATGTTACAAGACAAATTCTTACTATAAGCATATTATCCTTTAAATAGACAAGAGTTTCCTTAGTGTCTTCAACAACTATATTTACAGGAGAACTACCGGTTTTTTTACTTTCTTTTTGTTTAATAGTTAAAAATATTTCACAAATTACAGCTATTAAAAAGAATAGACCACTAACAATAAATATATTATAGGCCTTATTAAAATTGTAAATAATTCCTGCTAATACAGGGGCTAAAATATTGGATAGCATGGCTACCGAATTTATTATTCCATTGGCTTTAGGTATTTGTTCTTCTTTACATACTAAGGGAATTGCCGATTGTACAACAGGAGTCTCAAAAGAAGATACTACTCCTAAAATTATGGAAATTATTCCCATAATTAATATGGTATTTCCCTTTACAACCCCGATTGCTATTGCCAATACCATTATTAAATAACTAAAATCCATAACTATCATCAGTTTTTTCTTTGGCAATCTATCAGCAACAATCCCTCCAAAAGGTAAGAATATAATTCTCGATATCATCGATAAGGACAAAACCAAGCTAAATATTCCCATAGAGCCGGTTTTGTCAAGAACATAAAGGGATATTGCAAATTGTGAAATAGCTGTTCCAAAAACCGAAAACAACTGACTTCCTACTAAAAATATAAAATTTTTA
It encodes:
- a CDS encoding class II SORL domain-containing protein codes for the protein MNIGELYQSADWKGEKHVPAIDAPASVKAGEEFEVLVQVGKEIEHPNTFEHHIVWIKLYYLPEGAKLPIEIGDYNFSAHGEGEALTSPKVSTKLKLAKGGKLISTSYCNIHGLWTSEVDIKVEA
- a CDS encoding THUMP domain-containing class I SAM-dependent RNA methyltransferase gives rise to the protein MYFKIIATTTFGLEAVVKRELQDLGYENIKVTDGKVEIEGNEEDIANLNINLRCAERVLIKFGEFKALTFDELFERTKALPWENIIPENGEFPVDGKSLKSKLFSISDSQAIVKKAIVERLKSVYKIDWFEENGPKYKIEVSLLKDIATLTIDTSGEGLHKRGYRDRAGDAPLKETLAAAMIKLSYWNPDRTLYDPFCGSGTILIEAAMIGKNIAPGIDREFISQEWPIIGKDIYKKHRKIALGKIDHKVKLHLLGSDTDKRSILRARDNAENIGVNEDIQFFMKDMRDVDLLDNYGVVITNPPYGERMGEQKEIEKLYRDLGKKFKDFPTWSVYLITNNEKFEKLYGKKADRKRKLYNGRIKVDYYQFYGPRPQR
- a CDS encoding MFS transporter, which translates into the protein MKLLNKNFIFLVGSQLFSVFGTAISQFAISLYVLDKTGSMGIFSLVLSLSMISRIIFLPFGGIVADRLPKKKLMIVMDFSYLIMVLAIAIGVVKGNTILIMGIISIILGVVSSFETPVVQSAIPLVCKEEQIPKANGIINSVAMLSNILAPVLAGIIYNFNKAYNIFIVSGLFFLIAVICEIFLTIKQKESKKTGSSPVNIVVEDTKETLVYLKDNMLIVRICLVTFLLNMVISSFTIVVLPYTVRVGWSIGDELYGVMNTLFAIGGLSGSIAVSTLLSKINGNNIIKMLLISSFIFLLLVIPYSGIYNNLTSFWIMVALITLLEGIFTMVSIQLISFVQLITDKEIMGRVMSFMMMISMLAMPLGQIVYGMLGKLIIGKWAVIIIMVIAFISILITIYSRNIFKEVKIVTEKSKI
- a CDS encoding glucose-6-phosphate isomerase, whose protein sequence is MKLDLTNSGIEKKIESIKEKSFGALDKLLSKTGEGNDFLGWIDLPENYNKEEYDRIKKSAEKIKKDSEVLVVIGIGGSYLGTKAVENAIKPYFGKLDGVELIYAGHHLSSTYMVELLDYLKDKDYSLNVISKSGTTTEPAVAFRFLKEAIEKKYGKEESVKRIYVTTDKEKGALKGLANEVGYESFVVPDDVGGRFSVLTAVGLLPLAAAGVNIDELMEGARLGRKKYTTKNFEDNIALQYATAREVLYDENKAIEILVSYEEKMRYLAEWWKQLFGESEGKDGKGIFPASTIFTTDLHSMGQMIQDGVRNIFETVISIENPEKNLNINEEEANLDGLNYIAGKSVDYVNKKAMEGTVVAHVKGGVPNIKIEIDKLDEKNLGELLYFFEITVAVSGYLLEVNPFNQPGVEEYKTQMFKLLGKPGY
- a CDS encoding PP2C family protein-serine/threonine phosphatase, producing MFGKKNNVKTINSVLKANNKRISDYLPDWIRIIDPSGIILYENEVMIDSNGNNEGENCYDENNIERGIPLGTRVSEFESKYYSSKNIEFEGDTYLVRSTPIYNENGEVFAIVESFRNITIEVISIKRYEKVAKQTRKELNDAKNVQKALLPDKGDHNGICVDYRYIPSQFLSGDMFDIISLDQDTICLYIADVVGHGVSASLITMFIRQTVRSLVKSQKAITPNLLLGELTKRFAELNLEDNKYFTIFYGVYTISKNEFIYVNAGHNAVPIKMSEDGSIELIEGTGLPISFIFAKGKYIESKIKLNIGDKILFYTDGITETKDYFNEFYGIDRLIQVMKKNRGNMLDNIVNSVSAYRWGAQEDDIAIMLIERLEDENDCEARFN